Proteins co-encoded in one Haloarchaeobius salinus genomic window:
- a CDS encoding NAD(P)-binding domain-containing protein, whose amino-acid sequence MRIGIIGGAGHVGLPMGLVLADAGFSVTLIDTDEERLRTVENGEMPFSEPGGESLLESALNAGRLDTTTDAAVTADCDVVFIVIGTPIDEHHNPQMDVLLGVVDEVVDHIEEDTLLVFRSTIYPGTTNIVCDRLEDAGHEVGEDVYVT is encoded by the coding sequence ATGAGAATCGGCATCATCGGCGGCGCAGGTCACGTAGGGCTCCCCATGGGCCTCGTGTTGGCCGACGCGGGCTTTTCGGTCACACTCATCGACACGGACGAGGAACGACTGCGGACCGTCGAGAACGGCGAGATGCCGTTCAGCGAGCCTGGCGGCGAGTCGCTCCTCGAATCGGCCCTCAACGCTGGACGGCTCGATACGACGACCGACGCAGCCGTGACGGCGGACTGCGACGTCGTCTTCATCGTCATCGGGACGCCCATCGACGAGCACCACAACCCGCAGATGGACGTGCTCCTGGGAGTCGTCGACGAGGTCGTCGACCACATCGAGGAGGACACGCTGCTCGTGTTCCGTTCGACCATCTACCCCGGGACGACGAACATCGTCTGCGACCGGCTCGAGGACGCGGGCCACGAGGTCGGCGAGGACGTCTATGTCACCTT
- a CDS encoding VanZ family protein: MARLRFPLLPKPLRWLGVVGVLLVIVYFSIVTVPPKPAGTTPFWDKHLHFVAYAGLALALAYATARRRDQPYRRAALVIGGAVGFGVLIELAQGTLSYRTFGWGDLLANTLGALLVSLWFVVERRIRYVRARRLVESGIGNG; this comes from the coding sequence ATGGCACGACTTCGTTTCCCCCTGCTCCCGAAACCGCTTCGCTGGCTCGGTGTCGTCGGTGTCCTTCTCGTCATCGTCTACTTCTCGATCGTCACCGTTCCGCCGAAACCAGCCGGAACAACACCGTTCTGGGACAAACACCTGCACTTCGTCGCCTACGCCGGCCTCGCACTCGCGCTCGCCTACGCGACAGCCAGACGACGAGACCAGCCGTACCGCAGAGCAGCCCTCGTCATTGGCGGTGCGGTCGGTTTCGGCGTGCTCATCGAACTCGCGCAGGGGACCCTGTCTTACCGCACCTTCGGCTGGGGCGACCTGCTCGCGAACACGCTCGGCGCGCTGCTCGTGAGCTTATGGTTCGTCGTGGAACGCAGAATCAGGTACGTCAGGGCACGTCGACTCGTCGAAAGTGGGATTGGGAACGGTTGA
- a CDS encoding DUF4870 domain-containing protein → MDEGTTTKSTTTTESGLEPNVAGAVAYLFGFITGVAMLLIDGDNEFVRFHAIQSIAFNVVVVAVYVVLSFVTLFLSFLPVVGDLFSFLFGLFYPVVGLVTFLVWAFLLYKAYEGERFELPVIGSIAASQ, encoded by the coding sequence ATGGACGAAGGAACGACCACGAAGTCGACCACCACGACGGAATCGGGGCTCGAACCGAACGTGGCGGGAGCGGTCGCGTACCTGTTCGGTTTCATCACAGGCGTTGCGATGCTCCTCATCGACGGGGACAACGAGTTCGTCCGCTTCCACGCGATCCAGAGCATCGCGTTCAACGTCGTCGTCGTCGCGGTCTACGTCGTTCTCTCGTTCGTCACGCTGTTCCTGTCGTTCCTCCCGGTCGTCGGTGACCTGTTCTCGTTCCTCTTCGGACTGTTCTACCCGGTCGTCGGGCTGGTGACGTTCCTCGTCTGGGCGTTCCTCCTGTACAAGGCCTACGAGGGCGAGCGGTTCGAGCTCCCGGTCATCGGGTCCATCGCAGCCTCGCAGTAG
- a CDS encoding DUF4330 domain-containing protein, whose product MRLIDDDGNLFGTVNVVDVLVVLLVLSVVVAGFALIQGGDPPSGPSTETRYATLDLGTQPAYVANLVEEGDNVTPNDQQELTVTDVYVTDDGSNRRVLARVAIDGQLTDEGTLNYRGGPPRVGRELTITTSTYSTSGRITAVDESNPELDLQNTRVLLETTVTADEADRIDTDDTITRNNRTIASIESFRLYETDDPNQRRAVVVANLLAHQDGDTLRFGVTPLRVGQTVQLTTGEFDLQGTLLRTGVSELPVSETDVLLRTELDSDTLAQLEAGDEYLVNDQTVATIQTIDAYGTGASDRRLAYIGVTYQTYQPRETPQFAGQRVREGAQLPFRTDEYEFQGRVVRENALEQRGTETTREVTLELENVEPDVANSVEAGMTEQVAGETIVDVSNVEVEPAQVVLTSDDGNVFLRDHPVNKDVTITADIQVRESASGITFKGTSLRQGETVLLDFGTVIIRATVVSV is encoded by the coding sequence ATGCGTCTCATTGATGACGATGGCAACTTATTCGGAACTGTCAACGTAGTCGATGTGCTCGTGGTTTTGCTCGTTCTCTCAGTCGTCGTGGCTGGATTCGCACTTATCCAGGGTGGGGACCCACCTTCTGGACCGTCCACTGAAACCCGCTACGCCACCCTCGACCTCGGCACCCAGCCAGCGTACGTGGCGAACCTCGTCGAAGAAGGTGACAACGTCACGCCGAACGACCAGCAGGAACTCACCGTCACGGACGTGTACGTGACAGACGATGGGAGCAACAGGCGAGTACTGGCCCGGGTCGCTATCGATGGGCAACTCACGGACGAAGGAACCCTCAACTACAGAGGGGGGCCCCCACGCGTCGGTCGTGAGCTCACCATCACGACGTCGACATACAGCACCTCTGGGCGCATCACTGCAGTCGATGAATCGAATCCAGAACTCGATCTCCAGAACACGCGCGTACTCCTCGAAACAACGGTCACGGCTGACGAGGCGGACCGGATCGACACCGACGACACCATCACCCGGAACAACCGGACGATAGCCTCGATCGAGAGTTTCCGTCTCTACGAAACCGACGACCCGAACCAGCGTCGCGCCGTCGTCGTCGCGAACCTGCTCGCTCATCAGGACGGGGATACGCTCCGATTCGGCGTGACGCCACTTCGAGTCGGCCAGACCGTCCAGCTGACGACAGGCGAGTTCGACCTGCAGGGCACGCTCCTCCGGACAGGGGTCAGCGAACTCCCTGTATCAGAAACTGACGTGCTCCTTCGGACCGAACTCGACAGCGACACACTCGCACAACTCGAAGCAGGCGACGAGTACCTGGTCAACGACCAGACCGTCGCGACCATCCAGACCATCGATGCGTACGGAACCGGGGCGTCCGACCGTCGGCTCGCGTACATCGGCGTCACGTACCAGACGTATCAACCACGCGAAACCCCACAGTTTGCCGGCCAGCGCGTACGTGAAGGAGCACAGCTCCCGTTCCGGACCGACGAGTACGAGTTCCAGGGCCGTGTCGTCCGCGAGAACGCGCTCGAACAGCGCGGCACCGAGACCACGCGCGAGGTGACGCTCGAACTGGAGAACGTCGAACCCGACGTGGCGAACAGCGTCGAGGCGGGCATGACCGAACAGGTCGCAGGTGAGACGATCGTGGACGTCTCGAACGTCGAGGTCGAACCGGCACAGGTCGTGCTCACGAGCGACGACGGCAACGTCTTCCTGCGGGACCACCCGGTGAACAAGGATGTGACCATCACCGCCGACATCCAAGTTCGCGAGTCGGCGAGCGGAATCACGTTCAAGGGGACGTCGCTCAGACAGGGCGAGACTGTCTTGTTAGATTTCGGAACAGTCATCATCCGCGCGACCGTGGTGTCCGTGTGA
- a CDS encoding TrmB family transcriptional regulator — protein sequence MSTDSNPDELLDKLELTEYERTALRHLIELGRSSAPDISEATGIPKARIYGVLEALADAGYVKIIPGRPKEYESKSPGQILDRAIENQRQEFDTYRQSIESIRPEFLQTFEELAADADDERSPTEELFHVVSVGTPSERETRALYNDAEEQVCVITKSFEYFESVRPSIESALDRDIAVSILFLYPEHLDSSNRDVQKEIFDEITGSYPAIETRFSKERLPWRGTIADPSMEYDSGRAVLLVEEEDIPLYKRQAAVTENASFVAGMKRYFDLVWQYDTVIEYPD from the coding sequence ATGAGTACAGACAGCAATCCGGACGAACTCCTCGACAAACTCGAACTCACAGAGTACGAACGTACCGCACTCAGACATCTCATCGAGCTTGGTCGAAGCTCTGCACCGGATATCTCAGAAGCGACGGGGATTCCAAAGGCTCGAATCTACGGCGTGCTCGAAGCGCTCGCTGATGCAGGATATGTTAAAATCATACCCGGACGGCCAAAGGAGTACGAGTCGAAATCACCCGGTCAGATCCTCGACAGGGCCATCGAGAACCAGAGACAGGAATTCGATACGTATCGACAGTCAATCGAGTCGATTCGGCCGGAGTTTCTTCAGACGTTCGAAGAGCTTGCTGCCGACGCAGATGACGAGCGCTCACCGACTGAAGAGTTATTTCACGTCGTCAGCGTTGGCACGCCCAGTGAACGCGAGACACGCGCTCTCTACAACGACGCCGAGGAGCAGGTCTGTGTCATCACGAAGAGCTTCGAGTACTTCGAAAGCGTGCGACCGAGTATCGAGTCCGCGCTCGACCGCGACATCGCCGTCAGTATCCTCTTCTTATATCCAGAACATCTCGACAGTTCGAACCGAGACGTTCAAAAGGAGATATTCGACGAAATTACGGGCTCGTATCCAGCAATCGAGACGCGGTTCAGCAAGGAACGACTTCCCTGGCGTGGGACGATTGCCGACCCCAGTATGGAGTACGACTCGGGACGAGCGGTTCTCCTCGTCGAAGAAGAGGACATTCCGCTGTACAAACGGCAGGCAGCAGTCACCGAGAACGCATCGTTCGTCGCTGGAATGAAGCGGTACTTCGACCTCGTCTGGCAGTACGACACCGTGATCGAGTACCCGGACTGA
- a CDS encoding NAD-dependent epimerase/dehydratase family protein gives MTERNDPPTIAVTGAAGFIGSRVVALLHEHHPEWDVVALDNFYLGNVRQIGETTVQHVDIRNRNELESTLEGADVILHLAAISGVDDCENNKDRAYDVNVTGTNNVAWFCRKTGAALVFPFSMAVLGDPDSFPIAVEDDRDPMNWYGHTKLLSERSIETFAEDSFPAHMYLKSNLYGEHEINGQTVSKGTVLNFFVNRAFSEEPLTVYEPGTQARNYVHVVDIARAYVLSTEQLLDALDAGETGVEKYELASNEDPSVMALAELVQEIAASEAGIDTAVSLVENPRGNETLVSDFEVDISRTREELGWEPRHGVEESIRRLIRKKSE, from the coding sequence ATGACCGAGCGAAATGATCCTCCCACTATCGCCGTTACAGGCGCTGCCGGATTCATCGGTAGCCGAGTCGTTGCCCTCCTCCACGAACATCACCCCGAGTGGGACGTGGTCGCGTTAGATAACTTCTACCTTGGCAATGTGCGGCAGATCGGTGAGACCACTGTACAGCACGTCGACATCCGGAATCGGAACGAACTCGAGTCGACACTCGAAGGTGCGGATGTCATCCTCCACCTTGCGGCGATCAGCGGTGTCGACGACTGTGAGAACAACAAGGACCGTGCTTACGACGTGAACGTCACTGGGACGAACAACGTCGCCTGGTTCTGCCGAAAGACTGGTGCCGCGCTTGTCTTCCCGTTCAGCATGGCAGTCCTTGGTGACCCGGACTCGTTCCCGATCGCGGTCGAAGATGACCGCGACCCGATGAACTGGTACGGCCATACGAAGCTTCTCAGTGAGCGGTCAATCGAAACGTTCGCCGAGGACTCGTTCCCTGCACACATGTACCTCAAGTCGAACCTGTACGGTGAACACGAAATTAATGGGCAGACGGTCTCCAAAGGCACTGTCCTGAACTTCTTCGTGAACCGTGCGTTCTCCGAGGAACCACTCACCGTGTATGAACCAGGGACCCAGGCACGGAACTACGTCCACGTCGTCGACATCGCTCGTGCGTACGTGCTGAGCACCGAGCAACTCCTCGATGCGCTCGATGCGGGTGAGACTGGCGTCGAGAAGTACGAACTCGCATCGAACGAGGACCCGAGCGTAATGGCACTCGCGGAACTCGTACAGGAGATCGCAGCTTCCGAGGCTGGGATCGATACGGCCGTCTCGCTCGTCGAGAACCCCCGCGGGAACGAGACCCTGGTTTCGGACTTCGAGGTCGACATTTCGCGGACGCGGGAGGAACTGGGTTGGGAGCCGAGGCACGGTGTCGAGGAGTCGATTCGCCGTCTCATTCGGAAGAAGTCGGAGTAA
- a CDS encoding NAD-dependent epimerase/dehydratase family protein, with protein MRVLVTGGCGYIGSVLVPRLLADERVDSVTVLDSFDSGSPRALFGTGLGASDDLRFRRGDIREYGDVENVMHDIDTVVHLAAITGAASTHDRRDETFAVNLDGTQNVLTAAGKFDISNVVFASSCNCYGRAASTDIDEMTEPDPLNPYAEAKYAGEAALEDAIDEYGYAGTALRMSTNYGYSPGVRFNLVVNHFVFRALTGRPLTVYGDGTNWRPFIHVEDAARAYQSAALEPNVWSEFVYNVGANDQNFQIAEIAKIVRDELDKGLDVTYLEDQHPGPSYHVNFDRVEEIGFETNHTVRDGVRELARQFKENELGANV; from the coding sequence ATGCGGGTTCTCGTGACCGGCGGCTGTGGCTACATCGGGAGCGTACTCGTCCCGCGATTGCTGGCCGACGAGCGCGTGGATTCAGTGACGGTTCTGGATAGTTTCGACTCCGGTTCCCCCCGTGCTCTGTTCGGCACCGGTCTGGGAGCGAGCGACGATCTCCGATTCCGTCGTGGCGATATCCGTGAGTACGGCGATGTCGAAAACGTGATGCACGACATCGATACCGTCGTCCATCTTGCAGCGATTACGGGGGCAGCGAGCACGCACGACCGTCGGGATGAGACGTTCGCGGTCAATCTGGACGGGACGCAGAACGTCCTGACTGCAGCAGGGAAGTTCGACATCTCGAACGTCGTGTTCGCGTCGTCGTGTAACTGCTACGGTCGCGCTGCGAGTACGGACATCGATGAGATGACCGAGCCCGACCCATTGAACCCGTACGCGGAAGCCAAGTACGCGGGTGAAGCAGCGCTCGAGGATGCAATCGACGAGTACGGCTACGCGGGGACTGCACTCCGGATGAGCACGAACTACGGCTACTCACCGGGCGTGCGTTTCAATCTCGTCGTGAACCACTTCGTATTCCGCGCATTGACTGGCCGGCCACTCACGGTGTACGGCGACGGAACGAACTGGCGACCGTTCATCCACGTCGAAGACGCCGCTCGTGCATATCAGAGTGCAGCATTGGAGCCGAACGTCTGGTCGGAGTTCGTCTACAACGTCGGAGCGAACGACCAGAACTTCCAGATAGCAGAGATCGCGAAAATCGTTCGAGATGAACTCGACAAGGGCTTGGATGTGACGTACCTCGAAGACCAGCACCCGGGCCCCTCGTATCACGTAAATTTCGACCGAGTCGAAGAAATCGGGTTCGAGACGAACCACACCGTCCGCGACGGGGTTCGGGAACTCGCAAGACAGTTCAAGGAGAACGAACTCGGTGCGAACGTATGA
- a CDS encoding NAD-dependent epimerase/dehydratase family protein: protein MSILVTGADGYLGWPTALRIANRTDDRVILVDNFARRRWVDEIGSVSATPVAGIETRLQAAEETHGLRNLSFVEGDLTEKSFVDELLAVHEPETIVHAAAQPSAPYSQINGERANYTQHNNMQATRNLLWGLEEHDLTDTHFIETTTTGVYGAPEFPIPEGGAVMENQGESDDVPFPAMAGSWYHLTKSHDAANMRLAHSQFDIPISDVRTAITYGTETEETRDDERLKTRFDFDYYFGTVGHRFCAQAVAGYPVTVYGKGEQRKPFISLEDAVEGLAELALTAPEERDDDGLVVYNQVTRAISIVEIAETIAGVGQEFDLDVAVEHFENPRDEDEEHEMEIENERYMNVIGGQAQTFQSGVRDILGTLVEYEDTIEAHEDRFLPGVLEE, encoded by the coding sequence ATGTCGATTCTCGTTACTGGTGCCGACGGCTACCTCGGCTGGCCGACTGCGCTCCGTATCGCAAACCGAACTGACGACCGCGTGATTCTGGTCGATAACTTCGCACGTCGCCGTTGGGTCGACGAAATCGGGAGCGTAAGCGCAACGCCGGTTGCGGGCATTGAGACGCGACTCCAAGCCGCTGAAGAGACACACGGTCTTCGAAACCTCTCCTTCGTCGAAGGTGACCTGACGGAGAAGTCCTTCGTTGACGAGCTCCTCGCAGTCCACGAACCGGAGACGATCGTCCACGCGGCAGCGCAGCCCTCGGCACCGTACTCGCAGATCAACGGTGAACGGGCGAACTACACCCAGCACAACAACATGCAGGCGACGCGGAACCTGCTGTGGGGACTCGAGGAGCATGACCTCACCGACACGCACTTCATCGAGACCACCACCACCGGTGTGTACGGCGCGCCGGAGTTCCCGATTCCCGAAGGCGGTGCAGTCATGGAAAACCAGGGCGAGAGCGATGACGTTCCGTTCCCCGCGATGGCAGGTTCCTGGTACCACCTCACGAAGAGTCACGATGCGGCGAACATGCGCCTCGCCCACTCGCAGTTCGATATCCCGATCAGCGACGTTCGCACTGCAATCACGTACGGGACCGAGACTGAGGAGACGCGTGACGACGAGCGTCTGAAGACCCGTTTCGACTTCGACTACTACTTCGGGACCGTTGGGCACCGGTTCTGCGCGCAGGCCGTCGCCGGCTATCCTGTCACGGTGTACGGGAAGGGCGAGCAGCGAAAGCCGTTCATCAGTCTTGAGGACGCCGTCGAAGGCCTGGCCGAACTCGCGCTCACCGCCCCCGAGGAACGCGACGACGATGGGCTCGTCGTCTATAACCAGGTTACGCGCGCAATCAGTATCGTCGAGATTGCCGAGACAATCGCTGGCGTCGGCCAGGAGTTCGACCTCGATGTGGCAGTCGAACACTTCGAGAACCCCCGCGACGAGGACGAGGAACACGAGATGGAGATCGAGAACGAGCGTTACATGAACGTAATCGGTGGACAGGCTCAGACGTTCCAGTCCGGAGTGCGTGATATCCTCGGTACGCTCGTCGAATACGAGGACACCATCGAAGCCCACGAGGACCGGTTCCTGCCGGGCGTTCTCGAGGAATAG